The genomic region GGCACGCGTGTCCGCGTTCTCTCGTCTGATCGCCGCGGCTTTACCCGTGTCGAAGTGCTCTCCGGCCGGTGGCGAAAGAAAAAGATGTGGGTCCGCACCATTTGGCTGATGGCAGAGCAGAAGAGCCGGAAGGGATCACGCACCCTGAGCACGAAGGAGAGAAGCTGAGGGCGCAAGCGCGTCGCCGGCGGGGTCAGATTTTCTCCAGAGCCTGCGCCAGGTCCGCGCGCAGATCTTCGTAAGCCTCCAGTCCCACGGAATAGCGTATGAGCCCGGGCGGAATGCCCCGCTCCCGGGCGCCCTCCAGCCCGAGGTCGGCGTAGGCCATCCGGGCATGGTGTTCGACCTGGCTCTCCGTCCCCCCGAATCCCGCTGCCAGAACCGGAACATCGAGCGCATCCACCAGCTTGTCCGCCGCCTCGGGGCCGCCTTCGAGTTCGAAGCTGAGCAGTCCCCCGAAAGCGCCGAGGTAGCGGCAGGCGGTTTCATGGTCCGGATGCCCGGCGAGTCCCGGGTAGTGCACCTTCCAGACGCCCTTGCAGCCGCTGAGAAACTCGGCCAGCCGCAGCGCCGTTTCGCTCTCGCGCTCCATCCGCACCGCCAGCGTTTTCATCCCGCGATCGAGGAGGAAGGCCTCACTCGGGCTGGCGATGGCCCCGAGGAGGGCCTGCTGCTCGCGCAGGGCCTCGATGAGCGAGGCACTGCCGGAAACGGCGCCCGCAATCAAGTCATTGTGCCCCGAAAGGTATTTCGTTCCGCTGTGCACCACGAGATCAGCCCCGTGCTCCAGCGGACGGAAAAGAATGGGCGAGGCGATCGTGGCGTCCACGACGAGGCGGGCCTTGCGGGCGCGTGCCCAATCGGCGATCCGCCCGATGTCGGGAAACCGCAGGGTGGGATTCGACGGGATCTCGGTGAACAGCAGCCGGACCGGGCCCTCGGGAACCGCATCCAGGGAGGCCAGATCGTTCCCCGCCGTGAAGTGAAACTCCACGCCGTAGCGGGCGAGAATCCGCTCGGCGACATCCCGGCTGTGGCGGTAGGTCTCTCCCATGAAGACGGCGCGCGCTCCGGGAGCGAGGAGAGCGATGAG from bacterium harbors:
- a CDS encoding aminotransferase class I/II-fold pyridoxal phosphate-dependent enzyme, which produces MPEPSDGKKRKLSPPRETRKERRQVGGALSPPIFQSATFLFESAAELAAFHGGEGQERYFYGRYGNPTLTAAESRLARLEGAEASLLFASGMAAVSAVLIALLAPGARAVFMGETYRHSRDVAERILARYGVEFHFTAGNDLASLDAVPEGPVRLLFTEIPSNPTLRFPDIGRIADWARARKARLVVDATIASPILFRPLEHGADLVVHSGTKYLSGHNDLIAGAVSGSASLIEALREQQALLGAIASPSEAFLLDRGMKTLAVRMERESETALRLAEFLSGCKGVWKVHYPGLAGHPDHETACRYLGAFGGLLSFELEGGPEAADKLVDALDVPVLAAGFGGTESQVEHHARMAYADLGLEGARERGIPPGLIRYSVGLEAYEDLRADLAQALEKI